TTTTTAAAGTTAAAATAAAAAATATGTCACAGGAATCCACTTAATTCATATCTGCATTGGGCTGCCATTTGATATCAATATGATTTGCTTGCGACTGAACCTTACCTATCCAGGCACAAATATTTGCATAAGGCTCTAAATCAAAACCTCCTTGCTCAGCAACATGCGTATAGGCAAATAAAGCAATATCAGCAATTGTCAAACGATTGGCTACAAAGTAAGACTGTGTTTCCAAATGCCTATCCATCAGTTTTAATGCTCTTTTACCTTTTTCTTTTAGTTTAGGTAATTCTTCATAGCGCTCATGCCCCTGAGGCAAATGCCGCATGATATAACGTGATACAGCAATATAGGGCTCATGTTCATACTGCTCAAAAAATAACCACTCCATAATTTTTCCTTGCTCGTATGTATCGTCAGAAAAGTACGTTGTGTTTTGCGCAAGGTAATACAAAATTGCATTGGATTCAGCTAGACGCTTGCCATTATCTAACTCTATGACAGGAATTTTACCGTTGGCATTGATCTTAAGATACTCTTTTGATTTTGTTTCGCCACCATCAATGTCAACCCCATACCACTGATAAGGTTTTTTTAAATGCGATAACAATAGTCTTATTTTATAGCCATTGCCCGAGTCCATGTAGTCATACAATTTGAGCATCCTTCAAACGCTATGCAAACTAAGAACAAAATGCAAGAAAATGTATTAAAAAACAAGGTCTAGCTTTTACTAGATCATAAAACTAAGAGAAATTTGTTGCATCTCTAATAAAAATGTATCAGATACTCTTTATAGCTTAGGAGCAAGCACCATATACCATAAATCTTCTGGATGATTCATTTCAAAATTTTTATTCAATACCTCATAGTTGCTTAAATTTTTGTTATCTTCCATATTAATCACCCACACTGGAACCAAGGTCAAATGCTTTGAAGTATTTAATGTAAGAGCTCTTGATATGTACTCTCTATAAAGATTATTTTGAACTGAAAAGTCGTACAGGGAATGCACCTCTTTAAAATTCTTACCTTCTAAAAAGTGAATATGCTCTTTATGTGCATCCGATGTTTTAAATGTTTTTAATTCTGCATCATTTTTTTTTGATAAAACTAAAATATTTTTAGAAAGTGCGTTGTATTGTTCTGAGGTTGATTCAAGCTGGGTTAACATGTAAACATAAATTGATGCTAAAAAGTCATCTATTGTGCTTTTAGGAATAATACTTTCATAAAAACTTTTTTCATAAGACACATCAATTGCATCTGCATGCTCTGCTTCATCAAATACAACTCCTTTTTCAAAATGAATTTGTTGCAGACTGGTATCTGCTTGGTGCAAAAAAAACACAAAACTTTGTTCCACACCAGCTCCAAGTCGAGCTCCAGGGAGACTCAAAAATCTGCCCGCTACCCTACCACCAGAGCTTTGCATATTAAGTGGAAACTGTACAATAGGATATTTTATATTTTCTAAATTTAAAATATCATCTGTTGTATTATCTTCAGCCAGTTTAAGCGTGGAAAGAATGATTCTATCTCCTGCTTTTTCCAAGCATAATTGTGAAGAAGATTGTAAAATATCATCCTCTAAAGATCTTACAAGATGGTGACACCCCATGGGTATAAGCAACGATTTAACATAAGCTTTTTTAGAATAATTAGGATCTTGAAAACGAAGTTGCTTAGGCTTGATATGGTTCTGACCAAAACCATAAAATGAAACAGATAAAACCAATGCAGTACATGCACGCTTACAAAAACTTAATTGAACCATGTAAACACTCCCTTTCTCTGGAAACTATCTATAAAAATGCTGCAATGCAAGTTAAAATATGAGATCGACTTTGTTTTCTTAATTTAAAAAAATCAAAGGGTGAATTATGTACTTTTTATAAAAAGTATTGATTTATATTAGAAATAAACAGTGTACCCTAAAATTTTCCAAGTTTATGGAAAAAACCCACGCAATTAAAATAATACTATTAACACAGTGTTTCACTGATTTTTATGAATTTTTAAACACGATCAGATCTAATGTAAATCTCTATAAATTCGCCAATTTTTTGTTCATTATTGTAATCATCTTTGCGCATACAAATTTGACCCAATTCATTGTTAATTTCAAAGACAGCACAAGTAACTTCTGTCGCATCATCAAAAAACTAAAAAAGAGAAAAGCTGCCTAACCCAATAAGTTGCTCCTAAAAATCCTAAAATAACTAATTATTTTTTTTGCCAAATCATGTTTTAATCTGTATCTGAGGCCGATGTATAGGCTAATTATCGCTGCTATGGCGATCGCTTCACTTATTTTTGCCCAAGATATTTATGTCATTAAACACAATGATTATTTATCCTGCTTATCTGAGTATTATTTTGGTAGGCCAGTTTACGGTGACAATGGATCATTAAGCAAATTAAAAGCACTTAATCCACAGCTAGAAAATGCTAATACAATTACAGTGGGCCAAATACTCAACGTTCCTAAAATTAATCCTGATATTACACAAAATACTGTTCAAAGCAGAAATTACAATCAACAGTGTTTGAGTTTTCAACACAATATTAAAAAAAATACAGATCAAACACTGGCAAAAAGTTCATCCGAGATAACAAAAGATCAAAATATTGAACAAGATAACCTTGCATTAGAAGAACAAAATGGCTCTCAGAATCAGCAAGCCTTTGCACAAGAAGTGCCAGAAAATATAACTACAAAAAATGATTTAAATAACCGCTATCAAGTAGTGCAAACAGTCTATCAAAATTTAATTCACTCCATGGATCAAAGCAATGCTAGCATTTCTAATAAAGTATCAGAAGAAAATTTTGCTCTTGCAACGCATTATCAACATTTATTTTGGAACACGCTTTGGTCTGGGATAAATTTTTCACTGGATTCTCAGCATTATGAGTTGGAATTTGGCAGCAACGGTTTTCAAAATTTTTCTCCCTATTTATGGGGAGTGGCCTGGATTAATGACTATCAATTTAAAACTGTATCAATAGGTTTAAATGTTGATTACAAGCAGGAGCCTTTTATTGTTAGAGTCAACAGTTCCGATATAGGTATAGAAAAAGTTCATGTGTTTTTATCGGTTTTAGAAGCACAAAAGCGTTGGAATCTTAACAAAGACTGGTTAATTTTATCAACGGGTCAATTAATTTATCCTTTCTACAGTAGGTCATCCCTTAATCCACAAGGAAAACTGTCTTACTTGGGAGAGCTTGCTGTATTTAGAGAAAAAGCTTTTGGATCTTTAGGTTTAGGTTTAGGTGTTTTTTATGAATACAAGGCCTATGATACCGACCTTAACCAACAAAAAGAAAAACAAGCTGGAATTAATTTACATTTTAGAGGTTTACAATGGTTATGAGAAGTAAAATAAGAAAGATACTTTGTGTTCTGCTCATAGCAAGCATGCATTTTAACTGCAATGGCAATGTTTTTACAGATTTAGAATATTCGCAGTCCAATGAAATCTTCAACGATGGATCTGGTATCAATGACCAAACACCCCCGGGAGTACCAACAAATCTAACGTGGGCTTCTGACGATACAATCATTGAAGATGTCAGTGGGAGTGGAAGCAGTATTCAACTGCTGTTTACACCCCCAAACGACAATGACTTGCTTAGAATTGAATATGTTGTTTCAGGTCAATCAATCATGGTGGCACCCAGCAGTGGTTGGACGCCAACAGATTCATTTTCTAATCAAAGTATTACCTATCAAGCAGCGCAAGAGTGCAGTTCTGCTATGGATAGCTATAAAGTTTGGCTTAGAGCTGTAGACAACAATAATAATATATCTGATGCTGTAGTATCGGATATTTTTTTACAAGACACCCTTGCCCCGCAGGTGGGGACAATAAACTTAGCCATGAATGCAAAAAAAAATCAAAGCCCAACCGCTATATGGAACTTACCCTACGACGCATGTTCAAATGTTGCTTCGCTTGAATTATCCATTGGTACTGGCACCAATCAGTCTCCACCCAACCATAGTCAAAGTGGAGAAGTTGCCGATACAGTAATGTTTACAAATATTGTAAGCTCAAGCACCAGTTATCAAGCGGTTTCTAATGTTCCGCCTTTTACAACATTTTCTTTAATGCTTGAAACCAATTACTATGTATCATTGCGCGTGCAAGATGACTTAGGTAATACTGCCATTTACACTAGCAGTGCCTGGCAACTACCGGGTGGCCCTCTTGCACTGTCACAAGTGACGCCTCAGTTTTGGTTAGATGGCAAAGATCTAGCAACATTAAAGCAAGACACTGGCTGCAACGTAGATGTGACATCCAATGGGGATGCCATCAATTGTTGGATTAATAAAGGAACGGATGGAAATAATTTTATTAAGGTTTCCGGTGAAGCTGAATTCAAAAGTAATGCTCCTCAGGGCGCTATCTTTGATGGTGATATTTTTGTTGCGCAAAATGTTTTTTCTGGAATGCTCGATGACGTTTTAATTGTACTTGTGCAAACAGAAAATAATTCTACCAGTTCATTTGATATGAACTTAAACTATCCTTTTCAAGGTTCTTCAACGGGCTCACCCACATCTCGTTATAGCATACACGCACCATGGAGTGATAGAAAGATTTATTGGGATACGGGTGGATGCTGTGGATCTTCAGTCAGGCTCAACACTTCTTCTCCTACCGTCAATGTCGGTGAAACCTATGCCCTAGGGTTTTTAAACTCTTTTGCTCAAAACAGCAAACAAATCGTGGTCAATGGAGATGTCAGTGCAAGCACAACAAATGTTAATGCAGGTTTTGCGGCAAACTTTGGTTTAGGAAATGGGGTAAAAAACACCTATCACGAAATCATTTTTTACACACCTGCACCATCTTTTTCTGAAAGGCAAGATATAGAAGGATACATTGCATGTAAATGGGATATTCGCAATCAGCTTCCAGGCAGTCACCCCTATTTTAATAGCAATCCTACAAGTAATGATGGCTGTCCTTAGTAAAAAAATCTTCATTCAAAAGCGGGTGGAATATAAAATTTCGACTTACTGTTACTATTAATCCATAAGTCAATATGAATTTTGTCGCTTCTATTTAGTGAATGGGTGCGCCGTTAGTTTAAGGGAGTGAGATTTTTTGGAGTTCTCAAAAAACAACTGGGTACTTTTTTACGATTACAGTTCAGTCAACTGTCCCTGTTACTCTAAACGTGACAAAAAAAGCATGAATTTTTAATCAAAATCGGTTAGACAGCAGGTATGATCAAGTTTCTGCACAGCATGATTCGGGTGTCTAATCTAGAAGAATCTTTAGCATTTTATGTAGATGGCTTGGGATTAAAAGAAGTTCGTCGGAAAGAAGTACCGCAAGGTAAATTTACCTTAGTGTTCCTTAAAGCCCCTGACAGTGATGCAGAAATTGAACTCACCTACAATTGGGATAGCAATGAAGACTATGGCAACGCCAGAAATTTTGGCCATTTGGCTTTCTCAGTGGAAAACATCTATGAAACCTGTGTATCCCTGCAAGAGAAAGGCATTGAT
This sequence is a window from Oligoflexia bacterium. Protein-coding genes within it:
- a CDS encoding glutathione S-transferase family protein, giving the protein MLKLYDYMDSGNGYKIRLLLSHLKKPYQWYGVDIDGGETKSKEYLKINANGKIPVIELDNGKRLAESNAILYYLAQNTTYFSDDTYEQGKIMEWLFFEQYEHEPYIAVSRYIMRHLPQGHERYEELPKLKEKGKRALKLMDRHLETQSYFVANRLTIADIALFAYTHVAEQGGFDLEPYANICAWIGKVQSQANHIDIKWQPNADMN
- a CDS encoding VOC family protein yields the protein MKFLHSMIRVSNLEESLAFYVDGLGLKEVRRKEVPQGKFTLVFLKAPDSDAEIELTYNWDSNEDYGNARNFGHLAFSVENIYETCVSLQEKGIDILRPPRDGHMAFIKSPDNISIELLQKGDPLPPQEPWASMENVGTW